From Cellulosimicrobium sp. ES-005, one genomic window encodes:
- a CDS encoding HSP90 family protein, whose product MSAAHERTDGGGSPHGTAPGGEATAAFQVDLRGVVDLLARHLYSSPRVYLRELLQNGVDAITARVALEGPEAPSRILLRPLADGGLEVHDSGVGLTRDEAQELLATIGRSSKRDVELGSGREEFLGQFGIGLLSAFMVADEIELVSRSARPDPSGAPVAPVRWRGRADGRYELVELGPDGADAPVEPGSVVRLRPRRDTEHWLAPETVVALAQDFGSLLPVELLVETRLDEAPGGADAVGADARVVLRRLSGDELPWRAAHPTPAARDTALTGYAERTLGFAPLARIDLDLPLAGLSGVAYVLPAAVAPTTTARHRVYLKRMLLGSAVDDLLPPWAFFVRCVLDASVLRPTASREGLYEDEVLLATRDALGAQVRRWLLETLAADTVLARRFLETHHLAVRALALTDDEMLDVAARVLPFETTAGTGTLADLAEAHPEGRLLYTSSVEEFRRIAPVAAAQGLAVVNGGYVYDADLLERVAARFPRWRLSPVAATDVAHVLAEVEPLRELEVADALASVDAALAEQDCDVVLRRYEPDALPAMLLHDRDGDHAREAARVAETDDLWGEILAGISGPARPRRLVLNDANDTVRDLLASPDAEVRAAGARSLYVTAVLASGKPLQPVEAALMNDSLSLLLARALATPRPDQHTDPHIDPHTDEENR is encoded by the coding sequence GTGAGCGCGGCGCACGAGCGCACCGACGGCGGGGGCTCCCCGCACGGCACGGCCCCGGGCGGGGAGGCGACGGCGGCGTTCCAGGTCGACCTGCGCGGCGTCGTCGACCTCCTCGCCCGGCACCTGTACTCCAGCCCGCGCGTCTACCTGCGCGAGCTCCTGCAGAACGGGGTCGACGCGATCACGGCGCGGGTCGCGCTGGAGGGCCCGGAGGCGCCGAGCCGCATCCTGCTGCGCCCGCTCGCGGACGGCGGTCTCGAGGTGCACGACTCGGGAGTGGGCCTGACCCGCGACGAGGCGCAGGAGCTGCTCGCGACCATCGGGCGCAGCTCCAAGCGCGACGTCGAGCTGGGCTCGGGCCGCGAGGAGTTCCTGGGCCAGTTCGGCATCGGGCTGCTCTCGGCGTTCATGGTCGCGGACGAGATCGAGCTCGTCTCGCGCTCGGCCCGCCCGGACCCGTCGGGCGCGCCGGTCGCGCCGGTGCGCTGGCGGGGCCGCGCGGACGGGCGGTACGAGCTCGTCGAGCTGGGCCCGGACGGCGCGGACGCCCCCGTGGAACCCGGGAGCGTCGTGCGCCTGCGCCCGCGCCGGGACACCGAGCACTGGCTCGCTCCCGAGACCGTGGTCGCGCTCGCGCAGGACTTCGGCTCGCTCCTGCCCGTCGAGCTGCTCGTCGAGACGCGCCTCGACGAGGCGCCGGGCGGCGCGGACGCGGTCGGTGCGGACGCGCGCGTCGTGCTGCGCCGGCTGAGCGGCGACGAGCTCCCGTGGCGCGCCGCGCACCCGACGCCCGCGGCGCGCGACACGGCGCTCACGGGCTACGCCGAGCGGACGCTCGGCTTCGCTCCGCTCGCCCGGATCGACCTCGACCTGCCCCTCGCGGGGCTGTCCGGCGTCGCGTACGTGCTGCCCGCGGCGGTCGCACCGACGACCACGGCGCGGCACCGGGTCTACCTCAAGCGCATGCTGCTCGGCAGCGCGGTCGACGACCTGCTGCCCCCGTGGGCGTTCTTCGTCCGGTGCGTCCTCGACGCGTCCGTGCTGCGTCCGACCGCGTCGCGCGAGGGCCTGTACGAGGACGAGGTCCTGCTCGCGACCCGGGACGCGCTCGGCGCGCAGGTCCGCCGGTGGCTGCTCGAGACGCTCGCGGCGGACACCGTCCTCGCGCGACGCTTCCTGGAGACCCACCACCTCGCGGTCCGGGCGCTCGCGCTCACCGACGACGAGATGCTCGACGTCGCGGCGCGCGTGCTGCCGTTCGAGACGACCGCCGGGACCGGGACGCTCGCCGACCTCGCGGAGGCCCACCCGGAGGGCCGCCTGCTCTACACCTCGAGCGTCGAGGAGTTCCGCCGCATCGCCCCGGTCGCGGCCGCGCAGGGCCTCGCCGTCGTCAACGGCGGGTACGTCTACGACGCGGACCTGCTCGAGCGCGTCGCCGCACGGTTCCCGCGGTGGCGGTTGTCGCCGGTCGCCGCGACCGACGTGGCGCACGTCCTCGCCGAGGTCGAGCCGCTGCGCGAGCTCGAGGTGGCGGACGCGCTGGCGTCGGTCGACGCCGCTCTCGCCGAGCAGGACTGCGACGTGGTGCTGCGCCGGTACGAGCCCGACGCCCTGCCGGCGATGCTGCTGCACGACCGTGACGGCGACCACGCGCGCGAGGCGGCCCGGGTGGCCGAGACCGACGACCTCTGGGGCGAGATCCTCGCGGGGATCAGCGGACCGGCCCGACCGCGCCGGCTCGTCCTGAACGACGCCAACGACACCGTGCGCGACCTGCTCGCGAGCCCCGACGCCGAGGTCCGTGCCGCCGGCGCGCGGTCCTTGTACGTCACGGCGGTGCTGGCCTCGGGAAAGCCGCTGCAGCCGGTCGAGGCCGCGCTCATGAACGACTCGTTGTCGCTCCTGCTGGCCCGCGCCCTCGCGACCCCCCGCCCCGACCAGCACACCGACCCGCACATCGACCCGCACACCGACGAGGAGAACCGATGA
- the dapF gene encoding diaminopimelate epimerase — translation MTRTRFTKGHGTRNDFVLLADTTGELDLTPELVRALADRRGGIGGDGVIRLVPTALVPESREVLAEDPHAIWFMDYRNADGSVAEMCGNGVRVFAAFAERLGLVSFAGGTEVPVGTRAGVKRVRKEDDGWFAVDMGPWFLPGGRPALHDGYDATVVVRGWEVPRPALSVDLGNPHTVLAVAREDVLARADLTQAPVVEPHPAHGTNVELVVPLGETTADDGTLVGRVRMRVHERGVGETPSCGTGACAAALAVRVWGGPDAPDTWLVDVPGGTVRVRALEGDRVELAGPAELVYSGEVDLASFLPAPAAPAPQRAADGETSPGPDEPAAVEVPAPADGRAPETAETDRASA, via the coding sequence ATGACGCGCACCCGCTTCACCAAGGGCCACGGGACCCGCAACGACTTCGTGCTGCTCGCGGACACGACGGGCGAGCTCGACCTCACGCCCGAGCTCGTGCGCGCGCTCGCGGACCGCCGCGGCGGGATCGGCGGCGACGGCGTCATCCGCCTCGTCCCGACGGCGCTCGTGCCGGAGTCGCGCGAGGTGCTCGCGGAGGACCCGCACGCCATCTGGTTCATGGACTACCGCAACGCCGACGGCTCCGTCGCCGAGATGTGCGGCAACGGCGTGCGCGTGTTCGCCGCGTTCGCCGAGCGGCTCGGCCTCGTGAGCTTCGCGGGCGGGACCGAGGTCCCCGTCGGGACGCGCGCGGGCGTCAAGCGCGTGCGCAAGGAGGACGACGGCTGGTTCGCGGTCGACATGGGCCCGTGGTTCCTCCCGGGCGGGCGGCCCGCATTGCACGACGGGTACGACGCGACCGTCGTCGTCCGTGGCTGGGAGGTCCCGCGCCCCGCGCTGAGCGTCGACCTGGGCAACCCGCACACGGTCCTCGCCGTCGCGCGCGAGGACGTGCTGGCGCGCGCGGACCTCACCCAGGCGCCCGTCGTCGAGCCGCACCCGGCGCACGGCACCAACGTCGAGCTCGTGGTGCCGCTGGGCGAGACGACGGCCGACGACGGCACGCTCGTCGGGCGCGTCCGCATGCGCGTGCACGAGCGCGGCGTCGGGGAGACGCCGTCGTGCGGCACGGGTGCGTGCGCCGCGGCGCTCGCGGTCCGCGTCTGGGGCGGTCCGGACGCGCCGGACACCTGGCTCGTCGACGTCCCGGGCGGGACGGTCCGCGTCCGGGCGCTCGAGGGCGACCGCGTCGAGCTCGCCGGGCCCGCCGAGCTCGTCTACTCGGGCGAGGTCGACCTCGCGTCGTTCCTGCCGGCACCGGCCGCGCCGGCGCCCCAGCGCGCCGCCGACGGCGAGACGTCGCCCGGACCTGACGAGCCCGCCGCCGTCGAGGTGCCTGCGCCCGCGGACGGTCGCGCGCCCGAGACGGCCGAGACGGACCGCGCGTCCGCCTGA
- a CDS encoding YbjN domain-containing protein, whose amino-acid sequence MGFFTKPDAAPTSQNAPVTRERVEAFLKSRDWRYFVDSDGDLGGNWDGKVFFFFLMGEKQEILQVRGRWNRTLPAAAEAQVVLVANEFNRDKIWPKVYTRVEDDQVAVYTEVATDLEFGVADDQLGQLVECGLFTGLQFFDALDERFPDTAAQAVVTDGADVDPR is encoded by the coding sequence ATGGGTTTCTTCACCAAGCCGGACGCCGCCCCGACCAGCCAGAACGCGCCGGTCACGCGCGAGCGGGTCGAGGCGTTCCTCAAGAGCCGCGACTGGCGGTACTTCGTCGACTCCGACGGGGACCTCGGCGGCAACTGGGACGGCAAGGTGTTCTTCTTCTTCCTCATGGGCGAGAAGCAGGAGATCCTGCAGGTCCGCGGCCGGTGGAACCGGACGCTGCCCGCGGCCGCCGAGGCGCAGGTCGTGCTCGTCGCCAACGAGTTCAACCGCGACAAGATCTGGCCCAAGGTCTACACGCGCGTCGAGGACGACCAGGTCGCCGTGTACACGGAGGTCGCCACGGACCTCGAGTTCGGCGTCGCCGACGACCAGCTCGGCCAGCTCGTCGAGTGCGGCCTGTTCACGGGCCTGCAGTTCTTCGACGCGCTCGACGAGCGCTTCCCCGACACCGCGGCGCAGGCCGTCGTCACCGACGGCGCCGACGTCGACCCGCGGTGA
- the miaA gene encoding tRNA (adenosine(37)-N6)-dimethylallyltransferase MiaA yields the protein MKTEHDPTGAQHRDDPHGRRVVVAVVGPTATGKSDLALDLAERLSVPGAPAEIVNADAYQLYRGMDVGTAKVPVDERRGVRHHLLDVLDPVEDASVARYQEQARRALDEIAARGARAVVVGGSGLYVRALLDDMRFPGTDPAVRAALEARAEREGTRALHDELARRDPAAAASIGPANTRRIVRALEVMELTGAPFTANLPRQAFVRPTVQLGLDCDRTVLDARVAGRVERMWAQGLVDEVRRVEARGMGRTARRAVGYAEVLSALHGETTEEAAREAVTANTRRLARKQMGWFGRDPRVHWLDAQSPTRVQDALALVAAADEHAAAPGRGAATEADEADSAAPVRRSLGS from the coding sequence GTGAAAACCGAGCACGACCCGACCGGCGCGCAGCACCGCGACGACCCGCACGGCCGTCGCGTCGTCGTCGCCGTCGTGGGACCGACCGCGACGGGCAAGTCGGACCTCGCCCTCGACCTGGCCGAGCGGCTGTCCGTGCCCGGCGCGCCGGCGGAGATCGTCAACGCCGACGCGTACCAGCTCTACCGCGGCATGGACGTCGGGACCGCGAAGGTCCCCGTCGACGAGCGCCGCGGGGTGCGCCACCACCTCCTCGACGTGCTCGACCCCGTCGAGGACGCGTCGGTCGCGCGCTACCAGGAGCAGGCGCGTCGGGCGCTCGACGAGATCGCCGCACGCGGGGCGCGCGCCGTCGTCGTCGGGGGGTCGGGTCTCTACGTGCGCGCCCTCCTCGACGACATGCGGTTCCCCGGCACCGACCCCGCCGTGCGCGCGGCGCTCGAGGCGCGCGCCGAGAGGGAGGGGACGCGCGCGCTGCACGACGAGCTCGCCCGGCGCGACCCGGCGGCCGCCGCGAGCATCGGCCCTGCCAACACGCGGCGGATCGTGCGCGCCCTGGAGGTCATGGAGCTCACCGGGGCGCCGTTCACGGCGAACCTCCCGCGGCAGGCCTTCGTGCGCCCGACCGTCCAGCTCGGCCTCGACTGCGACCGGACGGTGCTGGACGCGCGCGTCGCGGGCCGCGTCGAGCGGATGTGGGCGCAAGGGCTCGTCGACGAGGTCCGTCGGGTCGAGGCGCGGGGCATGGGGCGCACGGCGCGCCGCGCCGTCGGGTACGCCGAGGTGCTGTCCGCGCTCCACGGGGAGACGACGGAGGAGGCCGCGCGCGAGGCGGTCACCGCCAACACGCGCCGCCTCGCGCGCAAGCAGATGGGCTGGTTCGGGCGGGACCCTCGCGTGCACTGGCTCGACGCGCAGTCCCCGACCCGTGTCCAGGACGCCCTCGCCCTCGTCGCCGCGGCCGACGAGCACGCCGCCGCGCCCGGCCGGGGCGCGGCCACGGAGGCGGACGAAGCGGACAGCGCCGCCCCGGTGCGCCGTAGTCTGGGCTCATGA
- a CDS encoding methyltransferase yields MTEDQDPAVDPAHDGTQDHYFTAKPASAAERRTISVRLAGRDVEVEVASGVFSPGRLDLGTQVLLRTTPPLDDVVAARSARADDGSDGDTAHVLDLGCGWGPVALTMALEAPAATVWAVDVNERALDLVRRNAERLGLSNVRAVVPDDVPDDVAFAALWSNPPIRVGKDVLHAMLLHWLPRLAPGASAHLVVQRNLGSDSLQRWLAEALPPLLPGAVVERAASAKGFRVLEVVAPA; encoded by the coding sequence GTGACCGAGGACCAGGACCCCGCCGTCGACCCCGCGCACGACGGCACGCAGGACCACTACTTCACCGCGAAGCCGGCGTCCGCCGCCGAGCGCCGCACGATCTCCGTGCGACTCGCGGGCCGGGACGTCGAGGTCGAGGTCGCGTCCGGCGTCTTCTCCCCCGGCCGCCTCGACCTCGGCACGCAGGTCCTGCTGCGCACCACCCCACCGCTCGACGACGTCGTGGCGGCCCGGTCCGCCCGCGCGGACGACGGGTCCGACGGCGACACGGCGCACGTCCTCGACCTCGGCTGCGGCTGGGGCCCGGTCGCCCTGACGATGGCCCTGGAGGCCCCGGCCGCGACCGTGTGGGCCGTCGACGTCAACGAGCGCGCGCTCGATCTCGTGCGGCGCAACGCGGAGCGGCTCGGCCTGTCGAACGTCCGCGCGGTCGTCCCCGACGACGTGCCCGACGACGTCGCGTTCGCCGCGCTGTGGTCGAACCCGCCGATCCGCGTCGGCAAGGACGTCCTCCACGCGATGCTGCTGCACTGGCTCCCGCGCCTCGCGCCGGGCGCGAGCGCGCACCTCGTCGTGCAGCGCAACCTCGGGTCGGACTCGCTCCAGCGGTGGCTCGCCGAGGCGCTGCCGCCCCTGCTGCCGGGCGCGGTCGTCGAGCGCGCCGCGAGCGCGAAGGGCTTCCGGGTGCTGGAGGTCGTGGCCCCGGCCTGA